The following are from one region of the Amedibacterium intestinale genome:
- a CDS encoding DUF1016 N-terminal domain-containing protein produces the protein MENNFLDNESLVNEITYIIVNARNNVIKNVNNELINAYWNIGRIIVEDELKSERGEYGKKQLLTLSKTLTNKFGKGFSRANLQNMRLLYLKYPNCQTLSSKLSWSHYCELLYISDDDKRSFYEKEAINANWSVRELKRQISTSLFERLLLSNGEANKKRVLELALR, from the coding sequence TTGGAAAATAATTTTCTAGATAATGAATCGTTAGTAAATGAAATCACTTATATTATCGTAAATGCTAGAAATAATGTTATTAAAAATGTTAATAATGAGTTAATTAATGCATATTGGAATATAGGACGTATCATAGTTGAGGATGAGTTAAAATCCGAGCGTGGCGAATATGGGAAAAAGCAATTACTTACACTATCGAAGACTCTTACAAATAAATTTGGGAAAGGATTTTCTCGAGCAAACCTTCAAAATATGAGATTACTTTATTTGAAATATCCAAATTGCCAGACACTGTCTAGCAAATTAAGCTGGTCACATTACTGTGAATTACTGTATATATCAGATGATGATAAACGTAGTTTCTATGAAAAGGAAGCGATTAATGCAAATTGGTCAGTAAGGGAGTTAAAAAGACAAATAAGCACTTCATTATTTGAAAGATTGTTGTTATCAAATGGCGAGGCTAACAAAAAGAGGGTTCTTGAATTAGCGTTAAGATGA
- the rpsI gene encoding 30S ribosomal protein S9, giving the protein MAAKKNSVTYNGTGRRKTSVARVFMTPGKGNIVVNGKTLEEYLPLETLRMVVRSPLELTETLEQFDIKINVKGGGYTGQAGAMRHGITRALMEASADYRPALKAAGFVTRDPRAKERKKYGLKAARRAPQFSKR; this is encoded by the coding sequence ATGGCAGCTAAGAAAAATTCAGTAACTTACAATGGTACAGGACGCCGTAAAACTTCTGTTGCTCGTGTCTTCATGACTCCGGGTAAAGGTAATATTGTTGTTAATGGTAAAACATTAGAAGAATACTTGCCACTAGAAACTTTGCGTATGGTTGTTCGTTCACCACTTGAATTAACTGAAACTTTAGAACAATTTGATATCAAAATCAATGTTAAAGGTGGAGGATACACTGGTCAGGCTGGTGCTATGCGTCACGGTATTACACGTGCTTTGATGGAAGCAAGTGCTGATTATCGTCCTGCATTAAAAGCAGCTGGATTCGTTACTCGTGATCCACGTGCTAAAGAACGTAAAAAATACGGTCTTAAAGCAGCTCGTCGTGCTCCACAGTTCTCAAAACGTTAG
- the rplM gene encoding 50S ribosomal protein L13, whose amino-acid sequence MRQTTFTKPAEVERTWYVVDGAGMTLGRLSTEVASVLRGKHKPTYTPNVDCGDFVIVINADQIVMTGNKLETKKYYNHSGYAGGLRTRTARVMKENYTVEWVERSIYGMLPHTKLGDRMRRHLFVYTGSEHPHAAQKPVELKIKG is encoded by the coding sequence ATGCGCCAAACAACTTTTACAAAACCTGCTGAAGTAGAACGTACTTGGTACGTAGTAGATGGAGCAGGAATGACTTTAGGTCGTTTATCTACTGAAGTAGCATCAGTGTTAAGAGGAAAACACAAACCTACTTACACACCAAACGTTGACTGTGGAGATTTCGTTATCGTAATCAACGCTGACCAAATCGTTATGACAGGAAACAAATTAGAAACTAAGAAATACTACAACCACTCTGGTTATGCTGGAGGACTTCGTACACGTACTGCACGTGTTATGAAAGAAAACTATACTGTTGAATGGGTTGAAAGATCAATTTATGGTATGTTGCCTCACACAAAACTTGGAGACAGAATGCGTAGACACTTGTTTGTTTACACAGGTAGTGAACATCCACATGCAGCTCAGAAACCAGTTGAGCTGAAAATCAAAGGGTAA
- a CDS encoding histidinol-phosphatase — translation MRKTNYHMHTYRCMHASGTDEEYVLSAIKNGYEEIGFSDHSPWKYDSNFVAHMRMKDSQFHDYYRSVSALKEKYKNQISIKIGLECEYFPKYMPWLKELLKEYHLDYIIFGNHYYKTDEDRVYFGTACEKDDMLEKYVDEAIEGMKTGLYSYLCHPDLFMRGRRKFDEFSKQQSYRLCQAAKDMDIPLEYNLAGAAYNDIMNTTQYPHPEFWKIAAEVGNKTIIGVDAHEPKAMENNKYRDEAISFLEGLGINIIDTIKFHQF, via the coding sequence ATGAGAAAAACAAATTATCATATGCATACTTATCGATGTATGCATGCTTCTGGAACTGATGAAGAGTATGTCTTAAGTGCAATTAAAAATGGTTATGAAGAAATCGGATTTTCTGATCATTCCCCCTGGAAATATGATAGCAATTTTGTTGCACATATGCGTATGAAGGATAGTCAGTTTCACGACTATTATAGAAGCGTTTCTGCTTTAAAAGAAAAATATAAAAATCAGATTTCTATTAAAATAGGTTTAGAATGTGAATATTTTCCTAAGTATATGCCTTGGCTAAAAGAATTGTTAAAAGAATATCATTTGGATTACATCATCTTTGGCAATCATTATTATAAAACAGATGAGGATAGAGTGTATTTTGGTACAGCTTGTGAGAAAGACGATATGCTTGAAAAATATGTTGATGAAGCAATTGAAGGGATGAAAACAGGATTGTATTCCTATTTATGTCATCCAGATTTATTTATGCGAGGACGAAGAAAATTTGATGAATTTTCAAAACAGCAGAGCTATCGTTTATGCCAGGCTGCAAAAGATATGGATATTCCCTTAGAATATAATTTAGCAGGTGCAGCATATAATGACATTATGAATACTACACAGTATCCTCATCCTGAATTTTGGAAAATAGCTGCAGAAGTAGGGAATAAGACTATTATAGGTGTTGACGCTCATGAACCCAAAGCAATGGAAAACAATAAGTATCGAGATGAAGCGATTTCTTTTTTGGAAGGGCTAGGTATTAATATTATAGATACGATTAAGTTTCATCAATTTTAA
- a CDS encoding patatin-like phospholipase family protein, translating to MSKKIGLICEGGGTKAAYTCGVLQCFLDNDINFPYTVGISAGAEVLLPFVAKQRERLRFSGVEAASDPKAIGLSPLLHEKGVFGIDYVCKFIEKHEPLDYKTFMKNPTKLDIGVYNMDNDQVEYYPKEDFDPEEQNLMKASCSLFLLTRPVYFKGHKCMDAGLVDMIPIEQSIRNGMEKHVFISTKEENYIRKPAPKWQLMLASLFYPGNKKVKEFLRIRHENYNKQWGIVKDLENKGKALVLRPSADYGVTRYTHDKDLLQKWFDLGYEDTKNRLPQIKEFMNN from the coding sequence ATGAGTAAAAAAATTGGATTGATTTGTGAAGGCGGAGGAACAAAAGCAGCATATACCTGCGGTGTTTTACAGTGCTTTCTAGATAATGATATTAATTTTCCATATACTGTTGGAATTAGTGCAGGAGCAGAAGTTTTGTTGCCATTTGTCGCAAAACAAAGAGAACGACTTCGCTTTAGTGGTGTTGAGGCAGCTAGTGATCCAAAAGCAATAGGACTTTCTCCCTTACTTCATGAAAAAGGAGTCTTTGGGATTGATTATGTTTGTAAATTTATTGAAAAACATGAACCACTGGATTATAAGACGTTTATGAAAAATCCAACAAAACTGGATATTGGTGTTTATAATATGGATAATGATCAGGTGGAATATTATCCAAAAGAAGATTTTGATCCGGAAGAACAAAATCTTATGAAAGCATCCTGCTCTTTGTTTTTGTTAACTAGACCTGTTTATTTTAAAGGACATAAATGTATGGATGCAGGTCTTGTTGATATGATTCCAATTGAACAAAGTATTCGAAATGGGATGGAAAAACATGTTTTTATTTCTACAAAAGAAGAAAATTATATTAGAAAGCCTGCACCTAAATGGCAGTTGATGTTAGCTTCTTTATTCTATCCTGGAAATAAAAAAGTAAAAGAGTTTTTACGAATCCGTCATGAGAATTATAATAAACAATGGGGAATTGTGAAAGATTTGGAAAACAAAGGAAAAGCACTTGTGTTAAGACCAAGTGCAGATTATGGTGTAACACGGTATACACATGATAAAGATTTGTTGCAGAAGTGGTTTGATTTGGGATATGAGGATACAAAAAACAGACTTCCGCAAATAAAAGAATTTATGAACAATTAA
- a CDS encoding GNAT family N-acetyltransferase encodes MKKKIDLEIRPYVEADLKIILQLFKDTIYTVNKKDYDSKQLAAWVEGMNVEKFKTSLLCHETLVACINHQIVGFADMDKTGYLDHLYVHKDHQRKGIASALCDALEKQSKALGFETHSSITACRFFEKRGYKIIKKQEVLRNDTYLTNFVMKKENFTILKK; translated from the coding sequence ATGAAAAAGAAAATAGATTTGGAAATAAGGCCATATGTTGAAGCTGACTTAAAAATCATACTACAACTGTTTAAAGATACGATTTATACTGTTAACAAAAAAGATTATGACAGCAAACAGCTTGCAGCGTGGGTGGAAGGCATGAATGTGGAAAAGTTTAAAACTAGTTTGTTATGCCATGAAACGCTGGTAGCCTGTATCAATCATCAGATTGTTGGGTTTGCGGATATGGATAAAACTGGATATTTAGATCATTTGTATGTGCATAAGGATCATCAAAGAAAAGGAATTGCAAGTGCATTGTGCGATGCTTTGGAAAAACAAAGCAAGGCGCTTGGTTTTGAAACGCATTCCTCCATAACAGCTTGTCGTTTTTTTGAAAAAAGAGGTTACAAGATCATTAAAAAACAGGAAGTGTTACGTAATGATACATATTTGACCAATTTCGTTATGAAAAAAGAAAACTTTACAATATTAAAAAAATAA
- the cls gene encoding cardiolipin synthase: MLRKILSLLHNKIFIVGVLILIQLAVFFGIVFKLSEYFVAIYFFLIALSFIISIYIVNKDDNPTYKMTWVMLIMGLPVFGGLIYLLFGGQKVPKELRVRDNEAAKKYPGIFWQNAEIMEELQEEDSNAFKQANYLWKNARFPIYKQTETTFFPIGEEKFKAIVEKLKKAEKFIFLEYFIIAPGIMWDTILDILIQKVKEGVEVRVLYDDFGCITTLQPDYAQVLCKLGIKTKVFNPIRPRLAIQMNNRDHRKILIIDGKVGMTGGINLADEYINKKERFGHWKDCGVMLKGEAVWNLTMMFLQFWNYDEDVKDDFFQYKAENMNFKNDGFVQPYSDSPTDSENIGEYTHINMINGANSYVYATTPYLVIDNEMKTALILAAKNGIDVRILVPHIPDKWYVFMVTRSNYRSLIEAGVKIYEYTPGFVHGKTFVVDDKMAVVGTVNMDYRSYYLHYECGVWFYKSKVVMDVKKDYLETLEKSQQITLEDCLKVKLPVRILRSILNLFSPMM, from the coding sequence ATGCTTCGTAAAATTTTATCTTTGTTACATAATAAAATCTTTATTGTTGGGGTATTGATCCTTATTCAGCTGGCAGTGTTTTTTGGTATTGTCTTTAAATTAAGCGAATACTTCGTGGCAATTTATTTCTTTTTGATTGCCCTTAGCTTTATCATTAGTATTTATATAGTAAATAAAGATGATAATCCGACATATAAGATGACATGGGTCATGTTGATCATGGGGCTCCCTGTTTTTGGCGGTTTGATTTATTTGTTGTTTGGCGGTCAGAAAGTACCTAAGGAACTTCGTGTTCGTGACAATGAAGCGGCAAAAAAATATCCGGGAATTTTTTGGCAGAATGCAGAAATTATGGAAGAATTGCAGGAAGAAGATTCAAATGCATTTAAACAGGCAAATTATTTGTGGAAAAATGCACGTTTTCCAATTTATAAACAAACAGAAACAACATTCTTTCCAATTGGAGAAGAAAAGTTTAAGGCAATTGTAGAAAAATTGAAAAAAGCGGAAAAATTTATATTTTTAGAATATTTCATTATTGCCCCAGGTATTATGTGGGATACGATTTTGGATATTTTGATTCAAAAAGTGAAAGAAGGCGTAGAAGTTCGTGTGCTGTATGATGATTTTGGATGTATTACAACGCTTCAGCCTGATTATGCACAGGTTTTATGTAAATTAGGTATTAAGACAAAGGTGTTTAATCCGATTCGTCCAAGACTGGCTATTCAGATGAACAACCGCGATCATCGTAAAATACTTATTATTGATGGAAAAGTTGGAATGACAGGTGGAATTAACCTTGCGGATGAATATATAAATAAAAAAGAACGTTTTGGACATTGGAAAGATTGCGGCGTCATGTTGAAAGGGGAAGCTGTATGGAATCTTACGATGATGTTTTTACAGTTTTGGAATTACGATGAAGATGTAAAAGATGACTTTTTCCAATATAAAGCAGAAAATATGAATTTTAAAAACGATGGTTTTGTACAGCCTTATAGTGACAGTCCTACGGATTCTGAAAACATAGGGGAATACACACATATCAATATGATTAATGGTGCGAATTCTTATGTGTATGCGACAACGCCTTATTTAGTTATTGATAATGAAATGAAAACAGCATTGATATTAGCTGCGAAAAATGGAATTGATGTACGTATCTTAGTTCCTCATATTCCTGATAAATGGTATGTATTTATGGTAACACGTTCTAATTATCGTTCATTAATTGAAGCTGGTGTTAAAATTTATGAATATACACCAGGTTTTGTACATGGAAAAACGTTTGTAGTAGATGATAAGATGGCAGTTGTTGGAACGGTAAATATGGATTATCGATCTTACTATCTTCATTATGAATGTGGTGTATGGTTTTATAAAAGCAAAGTTGTTATGGATGTTAAGAAAGACTATTTGGAAACTTTGGAAAAATCACAGCAGATTACTTTAGAAGATTGTTTAAAGGTAAAACTTCCAGTTCGTATCTTGCGCTCTATTTTAAATTTATTTTCTCCTATGATGTAA
- a CDS encoding helix-turn-helix domain-containing protein, producing MKKKDAFLIQCGEVIKEAISFHDTTQKEIAEKMHMSPQSLNSYLNGRTTWRIDDFCRIARLLNLDPNHILGFHTDREVRSEL from the coding sequence ATGAAGAAAAAAGACGCTTTTTTAATTCAATGTGGGGAAGTAATTAAAGAAGCTATTTCTTTCCATGATACAACACAGAAAGAAATAGCAGAAAAAATGCATATGTCTCCTCAATCTTTGAACAGTTACTTAAACGGAAGAACAACTTGGAGAATTGATGATTTTTGTAGAATCGCAAGACTTTTAAACCTTGATCCTAACCATATATTAGGATTTCATACAGATAGAGAAGTGCGAAGTGAATTATAA
- a CDS encoding sulfate/molybdate ABC transporter ATP-binding protein, producing the protein MKLSIHIKKQLRSFLLQVDLDCEDGVFALLGPSGCGKSMTLKCIAGIETPDEGYIAINDVVVFDSKNHINVPIQKRHCGFMFQNYALFPNMTVKENIACAVQDKTIRKQKTEQIMKTYDLMELADVYPSHLSGGQAQRCAFARTMASNPQILLLDEPFSAMDKYIKKKLSYELQHLLETFSGCVIYVSHDNEEVYSLADQIALLNHGRIVEKGNKEKIFHHPETVYGAIQAGYENISEIEILDSYTFYAKDWDMVLKSDIALNTSYTHAAIRAEDICSQKQSENSYEIEVVKTISNLNGTYSFVRNKGTCAKWLLCKEECITKQKQIVFPKQCLCVLKSKKLSVD; encoded by the coding sequence ATGAAACTATCGATACATATCAAAAAACAGCTTCGCTCTTTTTTACTGCAGGTAGATTTAGATTGTGAAGATGGCGTGTTTGCACTGTTAGGTCCTAGTGGATGTGGAAAAAGTATGACATTAAAATGTATTGCGGGAATAGAAACACCGGATGAAGGTTATATTGCTATCAATGATGTTGTTGTGTTTGATTCTAAAAATCATATCAATGTTCCTATTCAAAAAAGACACTGTGGCTTTATGTTTCAAAACTATGCTTTATTTCCGAATATGACAGTGAAGGAAAATATCGCATGTGCAGTTCAAGATAAAACAATACGTAAACAGAAAACAGAACAGATCATGAAAACCTATGATTTAATGGAACTGGCAGATGTATACCCGTCGCATTTATCGGGTGGACAGGCACAGCGCTGTGCTTTTGCAAGAACCATGGCCTCCAATCCACAAATTTTATTACTAGATGAACCGTTTTCTGCTATGGACAAGTATATAAAAAAGAAATTAAGTTATGAATTGCAGCATCTTTTAGAAACCTTTTCTGGGTGTGTTATTTATGTGTCACATGATAATGAAGAAGTGTATTCTTTAGCTGATCAAATTGCTTTGTTGAATCATGGAAGGATTGTGGAAAAAGGAAACAAGGAAAAAATATTTCATCACCCTGAAACCGTTTATGGAGCTATCCAGGCAGGATATGAAAACATATCTGAGATTGAAATACTTGATTCGTATACTTTTTATGCGAAGGACTGGGACATGGTATTAAAAAGTGATATAGCTTTAAATACTTCATATACACATGCTGCGATACGTGCAGAAGATATATGCTCACAAAAACAATCTGAAAACAGTTATGAGATTGAGGTTGTAAAAACAATTTCGAATTTAAATGGAACTTATAGTTTTGTAAGAAACAAGGGCACTTGTGCAAAATGGCTGCTATGTAAAGAAGAATGTATTACAAAGCAGAAACAGATTGTTTTTCCAAAACAATGTTTATGTGTGTTAAAGAGTAAAAAACTGAGTGTTGATTGA
- the modB gene encoding molybdate ABC transporter permease subunit, with protein MFHSPFFISLKIALLATLLVFISGLFLAYKSLHWKKTRKIMDIIFLLPMVLPPTVIGFFLLLFFSKQYPFGQFLDSVGIQIIFSWWGGVFASFIVAFPLIYRSVQSAMEQMDENLCLVARTLGMKEITIFWKIVIPNCIPGIVSGILLAFTRAFGEFGATIMVAGNIPGKTQTISMAIYSAMQSGDFQTAYIWVACILLFSTACILVMQYVTSYKWKKVEK; from the coding sequence ATGTTTCATTCACCATTTTTCATTTCTTTAAAAATTGCTTTATTGGCAACACTGCTTGTGTTTATTAGTGGTTTATTTCTTGCGTATAAGTCTTTGCACTGGAAAAAAACAAGAAAGATCATGGATATTATCTTTTTGCTGCCGATGGTATTGCCTCCTACAGTGATTGGATTCTTCTTGCTGCTGTTTTTCAGTAAACAATATCCTTTTGGACAGTTTTTAGACAGTGTGGGAATACAAATCATATTTAGCTGGTGGGGAGGCGTCTTTGCTTCTTTCATAGTTGCATTTCCATTGATATATCGTAGTGTACAAAGTGCGATGGAACAAATGGATGAAAATTTATGCCTTGTGGCAAGAACATTAGGAATGAAAGAAATAACGATCTTTTGGAAAATTGTTATACCAAATTGTATACCAGGGATTGTTTCTGGAATCCTTCTTGCGTTTACCAGAGCCTTTGGTGAATTTGGCGCAACGATTATGGTGGCAGGGAATATTCCAGGAAAAACACAAACTATATCGATGGCAATTTATTCTGCGATGCAATCGGGTGATTTTCAAACTGCCTATATCTGGGTAGCGTGTATTTTGTTGTTCTCTACTGCCTGCATCCTTGTTATGCAGTATGTTACTTCTTATAAATGGAAGAAGGTAGAAAAATGA
- the modA gene encoding molybdate ABC transporter substrate-binding protein, with the protein MSRLLFAGMLALMLCACSNTGKEKEEITVLAAASMKDALEEIKTMYPNENIVINYSYGASGTLQNQIEQGAPADIFISAADKQMDTLEEKGKIDADTRGVLLKNDLVLIAGKNNTAIKSIDDLEKDSVKAIAVGEFASVPAGQYAKEALDSLRMFDTLKDKIVYGSDVRAVLNWVETSQADCGIVYGSDAKSSDLVRVVDSFPNDSHKEIRYPIAIIKDSKHKEAAKEFMEYLQSDDAKNVFKDNGFQVE; encoded by the coding sequence ATGAGTAGATTGTTATTTGCGGGAATGTTAGCTCTTATGTTATGCGCTTGTTCCAATACAGGAAAAGAAAAAGAAGAAATTACTGTGTTGGCAGCTGCCAGTATGAAGGATGCTTTGGAAGAAATTAAAACGATGTATCCAAATGAAAATATAGTAATCAATTATTCTTATGGGGCAAGTGGAACACTGCAAAACCAGATAGAACAGGGAGCACCAGCTGATATTTTTATATCTGCAGCAGATAAACAGATGGATACTTTAGAGGAAAAAGGCAAAATTGATGCGGATACAAGAGGCGTATTACTGAAAAATGATTTGGTTTTGATTGCTGGAAAAAATAATACAGCGATCAAGAGTATTGATGATCTAGAAAAAGACAGTGTAAAAGCGATTGCTGTGGGTGAGTTTGCCAGTGTGCCTGCTGGACAATATGCAAAAGAAGCGCTGGATTCTTTGCGTATGTTTGATACATTGAAAGACAAAATTGTATATGGTTCAGATGTTCGAGCGGTTTTAAACTGGGTTGAAACATCACAGGCGGATTGTGGAATCGTTTATGGAAGTGATGCGAAAAGCAGTGATTTAGTACGTGTTGTTGATAGCTTTCCAAACGACTCACATAAAGAAATTCGCTATCCTATAGCAATTATCAAAGACAGCAAGCATAAAGAAGCCGCAAAAGAATTTATGGAATATCTGCAAAGTGATGATGCTAAAAACGTGTTTAAAGATAATGGATTTCAGGTAGAATAA
- a CDS encoding MogA/MoaB family molybdenum cofactor biosynthesis protein, translating to MYQAAILIASDQGYAGTREDLCTPYLKELLKEQGYKVVDCRILPDEQQQLEEAMKDICDNIKPQLLLTSGGTGLSQRDCMPEATVAIAQRMVPGIAEAMRAYSMQFTKRAMFSRAVAATRKQTLIINLPGSPKAVKECMEAIIEELPHALGIMMNIERNCARK from the coding sequence ATGTATCAGGCAGCGATACTGATTGCTAGTGATCAAGGATATGCAGGAACACGAGAAGATCTCTGTACGCCTTATTTAAAGGAATTGTTGAAAGAGCAAGGCTATAAAGTGGTTGACTGTAGAATATTGCCAGATGAGCAGCAGCAATTGGAAGAAGCAATGAAAGATATTTGTGATAACATAAAACCACAGCTTTTACTAACAAGTGGAGGGACAGGTTTATCACAAAGAGATTGTATGCCGGAAGCTACTGTGGCAATTGCACAGCGTATGGTACCAGGAATTGCGGAAGCAATGCGTGCCTATTCTATGCAATTTACAAAACGTGCCATGTTTTCAAGAGCGGTTGCAGCTACAAGAAAACAAACGTTGATCATTAATCTTCCAGGAAGTCCCAAGGCAGTTAAAGAATGTATGGAGGCAATCATTGAAGAACTTCCACATGCTTTAGGAATCATGATGAATATAGAAAGGAATTGTGCAAGAAAATGA
- a CDS encoding MOSC domain-containing protein yields the protein MGKVVAVCISPKRGTVKQNVGKIHLIKDYGIEHDAHAGNWHRQVSLLSYERIRAFNEKGANVEAGAFGENIIVDGIDFVNLPVGTIMKCKDVILELTQIGKECHTHCEIYKRMGECIMPKQGVFAKVLQGGDIQIGDEFYVSGSDTDC from the coding sequence ATGGGGAAAGTTGTTGCGGTATGTATAAGTCCCAAAAGAGGGACAGTAAAACAAAATGTAGGGAAAATACATTTAATAAAGGATTATGGGATTGAACATGATGCACACGCAGGTAATTGGCATCGACAGGTAAGTTTGTTGTCGTATGAGCGTATTCGTGCCTTTAATGAAAAAGGTGCCAATGTAGAAGCAGGTGCTTTTGGAGAAAATATTATTGTGGACGGTATTGATTTTGTAAATCTACCTGTTGGTACAATCATGAAATGCAAGGATGTAATCTTAGAACTTACACAGATTGGAAAAGAATGTCATACTCATTGTGAAATTTATAAGCGTATGGGTGAATGCATCATGCCAAAACAAGGGGTATTTGCGAAAGTTTTACAAGGTGGAGATATTCAGATAGGAGATGAGTTTTATGTATCAGGCAGCGATACTGATTGCTAG
- the moaA gene encoding GTP 3',8-cyclase MoaA, whose product MSKCMKDTFGRNIDYLRISITQRCNLACTYCMPKEISEEKEDVLTYDEIIELVEIFAQSGIRKIKLTGGEPLVRKNVSVLVKNLLKVKGIEEVTLTTNGILLDAQVEDLYAAGIRHINVSLDTLDEEIYHRITGQYGVSKVWKGILHALSLGMHIKINVVAVKERTRKEIIELVNLAKEYPLHVRFIELMPIGMGKQQKRLEEEVVRSWIKDAYGELKEVHKSLGNGPCSYYALEGFQGYIGFISALSHEFCANCSRLRLTADGFLKPCLQYSYGCDLKEPLKKHDVEEVRHRIANMVYHKPKSHAFLSEDHKDKETKPMSKIGG is encoded by the coding sequence ATGAGTAAATGTATGAAAGATACGTTTGGAAGAAATATTGATTATCTTCGTATTTCGATTACACAAAGATGCAATCTTGCTTGTACATACTGTATGCCAAAAGAAATTTCTGAAGAAAAAGAAGATGTTTTAACTTATGATGAAATTATAGAGCTTGTAGAAATTTTTGCGCAAAGTGGCATACGTAAAATTAAATTAACAGGCGGAGAGCCTCTGGTAAGAAAAAATGTGTCTGTGCTTGTTAAGAATTTGTTGAAGGTAAAAGGTATTGAGGAAGTAACACTTACAACCAATGGAATTTTATTAGATGCACAGGTAGAAGATTTATATGCGGCAGGGATTCGTCATATCAATGTAAGTTTAGATACCTTGGATGAAGAAATTTATCATCGTATTACTGGACAATATGGAGTAAGCAAGGTGTGGAAAGGTATTTTACATGCCTTATCTTTAGGCATGCATATAAAAATTAATGTTGTTGCGGTAAAAGAGCGAACAAGAAAAGAAATTATAGAACTTGTAAATCTGGCAAAAGAGTATCCATTGCACGTTCGTTTTATTGAATTGATGCCGATTGGTATGGGAAAACAGCAAAAACGATTGGAAGAGGAAGTTGTTCGTTCGTGGATCAAAGATGCATATGGAGAATTGAAGGAAGTTCATAAATCATTAGGAAATGGACCATGCAGTTATTATGCATTAGAAGGATTTCAAGGATATATTGGTTTTATTAGTGCTTTGTCACATGAATTTTGTGCAAACTGTTCCCGTTTGCGATTGACTGCCGATGGTTTTTTAAAACCATGTTTACAATATTCTTATGGATGTGATCTAAAAGAGCCACTAAAAAAACATGATGTGGAAGAAGTAAGACATCGTATTGCAAATATGGTTTATCATAAACCAAAATCTCATGCGTTTTTATCCGAAGATCATAAGGATAAGGAAACAAAACCAATGTCAAAAATAGGAGGTTAA
- the moaC gene encoding cyclic pyranopterin monophosphate synthase MoaC, translating to MSENMELTHFDEHGNAVMVDVSEKKITSRTAVAKGEIYVSEDIMQALLKKKVKKGDVLGVAQIAGIMGAKKTSDLIPLCHPLMLGKCQVQFHIHEDKGCIEAVSTVKTDGKTGVEMEALTAVTTALLTIYDMCKAIDKHMHIEHVHLVEKSGGKSGDFSYE from the coding sequence ATGAGTGAGAATATGGAATTAACACATTTTGATGAACATGGAAATGCTGTTATGGTCGATGTAAGTGAAAAGAAAATTACTTCTAGAACAGCAGTGGCAAAAGGTGAAATTTATGTCAGTGAAGATATCATGCAGGCTTTGTTGAAGAAAAAAGTAAAAAAAGGAGATGTCTTGGGTGTTGCACAGATTGCAGGAATTATGGGCGCCAAGAAAACAAGTGATTTAATTCCCTTGTGCCATCCTTTAATGCTTGGAAAGTGTCAGGTACAATTTCATATCCATGAAGATAAAGGGTGTATAGAAGCAGTATCTACGGTAAAAACAGATGGGAAAACCGGTGTGGAGATGGAAGCCTTAACAGCCGTAACCACTGCTTTATTAACTATTTATGATATGTGTAAAGCCATTGATAAACATATGCATATTGAACATGTCCATTTAGTAGAAAAAAGTGGTGGAAAAAGCGGAGATTTTTCTTATGAGTAA